From one Gracilimonas sp. genomic stretch:
- a CDS encoding helix-turn-helix transcriptional regulator has translation MTDIRKKIEEIAIDDTSGWKEDAKYRRANRKWLRKSQDIALRILDVLDEKGMQQKELAEALDVSPQQISKIVKGKQNLTLETISKLEQVLGVELVGVPKYRTKLDVDKKEVKTNLGKRKKPSVGAQVDFGDVFTQPLDSDYNYREAA, from the coding sequence ATGACAGATATTAGAAAAAAAATAGAAGAAATTGCCATTGATGATACCAGTGGCTGGAAAGAGGATGCAAAGTATCGTCGTGCCAATAGAAAGTGGTTACGAAAATCTCAGGATATCGCCCTCCGTATTTTAGATGTTCTTGATGAGAAAGGTATGCAGCAAAAAGAATTGGCGGAAGCACTGGATGTTTCTCCTCAGCAAATCAGTAAGATTGTAAAAGGGAAACAAAATTTGACTCTCGAAACAATCTCCAAATTGGAGCAGGTGCTTGGAGTTGAATTGGTTGGTGTACCTAAATATCGAACCAAGTTAGATGTGGATAAAAAAGAGGTTAAAACAAATCTTGGAAAGCGGAAAAAACCAAGTGTTGGTGCTCAGGTAGATTTTGGAGATGTTTTTACACAACCATTAGATTCGGATTATAATTATAGAGAAGCGGCATGA
- a CDS encoding PAS domain S-box protein, producing MDRIKTILKNSPFIIALVYILIGAVWIQYSDQSVLAYFDDPKMITWVQSLKGWFFVLVSGVMVYALVWKNNSLLSEAFDKLSKSRDEFKATFEYAPVGIAHHKPNENWIQVNQTLCDMLGYTREELLTLNFEDFIHPKDLTKGRTLDQELADQKHPFFKIQKRYRRKDGTYFPGLVSKSAVFNGEEKPAYLVVMLEDITEQKEAEKALKKSLKAKETLLAEIHHRVRNNLALISALFDLQAMCTKNENVHAILHDSKMRLKCLALVHESYADAEKTSHINFGDYLNQLVEFVYDTFKKEQGKNKIKLKADLPDLNLNINQAVPAGLLCNELLLNAYLNSFDDITEPIIEVGIEQEGEQVILTISDNGEKSSADYNLEKPESLGMLLVKTLTAQLNGTLSATEQDKKTSFELRFQKRDAKGPSSAL from the coding sequence ATGGATCGCATAAAAACTATTCTGAAAAATAGTCCGTTTATAATTGCTCTCGTTTACATCCTGATTGGTGCCGTTTGGATACAGTATTCTGATCAATCTGTTCTCGCCTATTTCGATGATCCGAAAATGATTACATGGGTTCAGTCACTTAAAGGATGGTTTTTTGTATTAGTGAGCGGGGTCATGGTATATGCATTGGTGTGGAAAAATAATTCGTTACTCAGCGAAGCTTTCGATAAGCTAAGCAAAAGCAGGGACGAGTTTAAAGCTACTTTTGAATACGCCCCAGTAGGCATAGCCCACCACAAGCCCAACGAGAATTGGATTCAGGTAAATCAAACGCTCTGTGACATGCTTGGATATACAAGAGAGGAATTGCTAACACTTAATTTTGAAGATTTTATTCACCCAAAAGACTTAACTAAAGGAAGGACTTTAGATCAGGAACTGGCTGACCAAAAACATCCATTTTTTAAAATTCAGAAACGATACCGGAGAAAAGACGGAACCTATTTCCCGGGCCTTGTATCAAAATCTGCTGTGTTTAATGGTGAAGAAAAACCGGCATATCTGGTGGTTATGCTTGAAGATATAACAGAACAGAAAGAGGCAGAAAAAGCCTTAAAAAAATCTCTGAAAGCCAAAGAAACATTACTTGCCGAGATACACCACCGGGTGCGAAATAATCTGGCGTTAATATCTGCATTATTTGACCTGCAGGCCATGTGCACCAAAAACGAAAATGTTCATGCTATCCTGCACGACAGTAAAATGCGGCTCAAATGTCTTGCATTGGTACATGAGTCATATGCTGATGCAGAGAAAACCTCTCATATAAATTTTGGAGATTATCTGAATCAGTTAGTAGAGTTTGTATATGACACATTTAAAAAAGAACAGGGTAAGAATAAGATCAAACTTAAAGCAGACCTCCCCGATTTAAACCTCAATATCAATCAGGCGGTACCCGCTGGATTATTGTGTAATGAGTTGCTGCTTAACGCCTATCTGAACTCATTTGACGATATTACTGAACCCATTATTGAAGTAGGAATTGAACAGGAAGGAGAGCAGGTTATTTTAACTATTTCTGATAATGGCGAAAAAAGCAGTGCCGACTATAACCTGGAAAAACCGGAAAGCCTGGGGATGCTTCTTGTTAAAACACTAACCGCTCAGCTAAACGGAACGTTATCTGCTACAGAACAGGATAAAAAAACATCATTTGAACTCAGGTTTCAGAAAAGGGATGCAAAAGGCCCGAGTAGTGCGCTTTAA
- the paaA gene encoding 1,2-phenylacetyl-CoA epoxidase subunit PaaA translates to MENQEKLDEFQARIDAGEKIEPKDWMPERYRQQLIRMMSQHAHSEIVGMLPEGNWIERAPSLKRKLVLLAKVQDEAGHGLYLYSATETLGIDRSELVDQYLYGSAKYSSIFNYPTMTYADICAIGWLVDGAAIVNQTMLARSSYGPYSRANVRICKEESFHKKQGYEMLAKMADGTPEQQKMAQDSVNRWWWPSLMMFGPHDSDSPNSAELIKWQVKLKTNDELRQHFVDRMVMEAEAIGVSLPDPDLEYNEETGHWDFGDIPWDEFWNVVKGNGVMNRERMKARRNAHENGEWVREAATEYARKQKLSQEKAS, encoded by the coding sequence ATGGAAAACCAAGAAAAGTTAGACGAATTTCAAGCCCGTATTGACGCGGGAGAAAAAATAGAACCCAAAGATTGGATGCCGGAACGGTATCGCCAGCAGTTAATCAGGATGATGAGCCAGCACGCTCACTCCGAAATTGTGGGCATGTTGCCGGAAGGAAACTGGATCGAAAGAGCTCCTTCTTTAAAGAGGAAACTTGTGCTCCTGGCCAAGGTTCAGGATGAAGCCGGTCACGGACTTTATCTATATAGTGCTACCGAAACGCTGGGTATTGATCGCAGCGAACTGGTTGACCAGTACTTATACGGCAGTGCCAAGTACTCCAGCATATTCAATTACCCTACCATGACTTATGCTGATATTTGTGCTATTGGCTGGTTGGTGGACGGAGCGGCTATTGTAAACCAAACCATGCTGGCCCGTTCTTCCTACGGTCCTTATTCCCGCGCTAATGTTCGTATTTGTAAGGAAGAAAGCTTCCACAAAAAGCAGGGATATGAAATGCTCGCCAAGATGGCGGACGGAACTCCTGAGCAGCAAAAAATGGCTCAGGATTCAGTGAACCGCTGGTGGTGGCCAAGCCTTATGATGTTTGGACCGCACGATTCAGATTCTCCAAATAGTGCAGAACTCATTAAATGGCAGGTGAAGCTTAAAACCAATGACGAACTTCGCCAGCATTTTGTTGACCGCATGGTGATGGAAGCCGAAGCCATTGGTGTTAGCCTTCCCGATCCGGATTTGGAATACAATGAAGAAACAGGACACTGGGATTTTGGTGACATCCCCTGGGATGAATTCTGGAACGTAGTGAAAGGCAATGGCGTCATGAACCGGGAGCGTATGAAAGCCCGCCGCAATGCTCATGAAAATGGCGAATGGGTTCGGGAGGCGGCGACTGAATATGCCCGCAAGCAGAAACTGAGCCAGGAAAAGGCATCGTAA
- the paaB gene encoding 1,2-phenylacetyl-CoA epoxidase subunit PaaB: protein MSEEKNKDNWPLWEVFTQPKSGKPHEHAGSLHAPDKEMALQNARDTYARRNEGVSIWVVESKYITASTPEDMGPFFDPANDKPYRHPQFYSVPRAVKKRS, encoded by the coding sequence ATGTCCGAAGAAAAGAACAAAGACAATTGGCCTCTCTGGGAGGTTTTCACACAGCCCAAATCAGGTAAACCACATGAACATGCCGGCAGCCTTCATGCCCCGGATAAAGAAATGGCTCTCCAAAATGCGAGAGACACTTACGCCCGCAGAAATGAGGGTGTCAGCATTTGGGTGGTTGAATCGAAATATATAACCGCATCCACACCGGAAGATATGGGGCCTTTTTTCGACCCGGCAAATGACAAGCCATACCGACATCCACAATTTTACAGTGTACCACGAGCCGTTAAGAAAAGATCATGA
- the paaC gene encoding 1,2-phenylacetyl-CoA epoxidase subunit PaaC, with translation MSTATKELIKKDAFLTYLLRLADDRLILGQRNAEWCGHGPQLEEDLALANISLDLIGHATALYEYAAKIEDEGHDEDYFAFFRDDRDFTNLQLCELPKGDFGFTIARQFLFSAFSYFQYERLKEAKDEQFAGMINKHLKEIKYHLRHSREWVLRLGDGTEESHNRIQESFDELWMYIDELFYMDEIDEFLIDKGIAIDSSEFKDEWKKLVEETLTEATLTVPDWDQFMMTGSRKGIHTEHLGHMLAQMQFLRRSHPDAEWK, from the coding sequence ATGAGTACAGCTACAAAAGAATTGATAAAAAAAGACGCGTTTTTGACCTATCTGCTGAGATTGGCAGATGACCGCCTCATTCTGGGACAGCGTAATGCTGAATGGTGCGGACATGGCCCTCAGCTGGAAGAGGATTTAGCACTCGCTAATATCTCTTTAGATCTTATTGGACATGCTACTGCTTTATACGAATACGCAGCGAAAATTGAGGACGAAGGTCATGATGAAGATTACTTTGCCTTCTTCAGGGATGACCGTGATTTCACCAACCTCCAGCTTTGCGAACTTCCAAAAGGTGATTTTGGCTTCACCATAGCCCGGCAATTTTTATTCAGCGCCTTCAGTTATTTCCAATACGAACGACTGAAAGAAGCTAAAGACGAGCAATTCGCAGGTATGATCAACAAGCACCTGAAAGAAATTAAATACCACCTCCGCCACAGCCGGGAATGGGTTTTACGCTTGGGAGATGGAACCGAGGAAAGTCACAATCGCATTCAGGAATCCTTTGATGAACTCTGGATGTACATCGACGAGCTCTTTTATATGGATGAAATTGATGAGTTTTTGATCGATAAAGGCATCGCAATTGATTCCTCTGAATTCAAAGATGAATGGAAGAAATTGGTTGAAGAAACGTTAACTGAAGCGACACTCACGGTTCCCGATTGGGATCAATTTATGATGACCGGCAGCCGTAAAGGTATTCATACCGAGCATTTAGGTCATATGTTGGCTCAAATGCAATTTTTACGGCGTTCGCATCCCGATGCAGAGTGGAAATAG